From the Entomomonas sp. E2T0 genome, one window contains:
- a CDS encoding electron transfer flavoprotein-ubiquinone oxidoreductase produces MEREFMEFDVVIVGAGPAGLSAACRLKQKAIEANQEISVCVVEKGVEVGAHILSGAVFEPHALQELFPDWKEKGAPLKTHVKRDDIYFFTSEKDSKKIPDAFIPKTMRNHGNYIISLGNLCRWLAEQAEALGVEVYPGFAAQELLIDDQNKVCGILTGDMGVDKDGNPKEGLYTPGMELRGKYTLFAEGCRGHLGKELIKHYNLDADSDPQHYGIGIKELWEIDPAKHEEGLVVHTTGWPLTKASPGGSFLYHIENNQVVVGLIIDLSYENPYLSPFEEFQRHKLHPVIRQYLEGGKRICYGARAVVKGGLNSLPKMIFPGGALIGCDLGTLNFSKIKGSHTAMKSGMLAADATFEALVAGRAGDELISYPELFKNSWVYDELYRSRNFGPAMHKFGTFWGGAFSYIDQNIFAGKLPFTLHDTRQDYNTLKKASESAKIDYPKPDGIITFDRLSSVFLSNTTHEENQPCHLKLADANVPINKNLPEYAEPAQRYCPAGVYEVVENDDGTKRFQINAANCVHCKTCDIKDPAQNITWTPPEGGGGPVYPNM; encoded by the coding sequence GTGGAACGTGAATTCATGGAGTTTGATGTTGTAATTGTTGGGGCGGGTCCTGCAGGGCTTTCTGCTGCATGCCGTTTAAAACAAAAAGCAATAGAAGCAAACCAAGAAATTAGCGTTTGTGTGGTTGAGAAAGGGGTAGAGGTAGGCGCCCACATCTTATCAGGTGCGGTATTTGAACCTCACGCATTGCAAGAATTATTTCCTGATTGGAAAGAGAAGGGTGCACCTTTAAAGACTCATGTTAAACGCGATGATATTTATTTCTTTACCAGTGAGAAAGATTCTAAAAAAATTCCAGATGCGTTCATTCCTAAAACAATGCGTAATCATGGCAATTATATTATTTCTTTAGGTAATCTATGTCGTTGGTTGGCTGAGCAAGCAGAAGCATTAGGTGTAGAAGTATATCCTGGCTTTGCTGCACAAGAATTATTAATAGATGATCAAAATAAAGTATGCGGTATTTTAACGGGTGATATGGGGGTTGATAAAGATGGCAACCCTAAAGAAGGCTTATACACACCAGGCATGGAATTACGTGGTAAATATACTTTATTTGCAGAGGGCTGCCGTGGTCATCTAGGTAAAGAACTTATTAAGCATTACAACTTAGATGCTGATTCTGATCCACAACATTATGGTATTGGTATTAAAGAGTTATGGGAAATCGACCCAGCTAAACATGAAGAAGGTTTAGTAGTACATACCACAGGTTGGCCATTAACGAAGGCAAGTCCAGGTGGTTCATTCTTATACCATATTGAAAATAACCAAGTAGTGGTTGGTTTGATTATAGATTTATCTTATGAAAACCCTTACTTATCACCTTTTGAAGAATTCCAGAGGCATAAATTGCACCCAGTTATTCGCCAATATTTAGAAGGTGGTAAACGTATTTGTTATGGTGCACGTGCCGTTGTAAAAGGTGGTTTAAACTCTCTACCTAAAATGATTTTCCCAGGTGGTGCTTTAATTGGTTGTGATTTAGGAACATTAAACTTCTCTAAAATTAAAGGCAGCCACACAGCAATGAAGTCTGGCATGTTAGCAGCTGATGCTACTTTTGAAGCTTTAGTGGCTGGTCGAGCAGGTGATGAATTAATTTCTTATCCAGAATTATTTAAAAATAGTTGGGTATATGATGAGCTATATCGCTCACGTAACTTTGGCCCTGCTATGCACAAGTTTGGTACATTCTGGGGTGGTGCGTTTAGTTATATTGATCAAAATATCTTTGCAGGTAAATTACCTTTTACTTTGCATGATACTCGCCAAGATTATAATACCCTTAAGAAAGCAAGTGAGTCAGCAAAGATTGATTATCCAAAACCTGATGGGATAATTACATTTGATCGTTTGTCTTCGGTGTTCTTATCAAATACTACCCATGAAGAAAATCAACCTTGCCATCTAAAATTGGCAGATGCTAATGTTCCTATCAATAAAAACTTACCTGAATATGCTGAACCTGCGCAACGTTATTGCCCTGCTGGTGTATATGAAGTAGTTGAAAATGATGATGGTACTAAGCGTTTCCAAATTAATGCAGCTAACTGTGTTCATTGTAAGACTTGTGATATTAAAGACCCTGCACAAAATATTACTTGGACTCCACCTGAAGGTGGCGGTGGCCCAGTTTATCCTAATATGTAA
- a CDS encoding M28 family peptidase, which yields MLNAYRIKRIVITLLATTGLLIAGLITSCSLMTQSYIKAQHTSTTIPAVSTEHLIQHVKQLSITNHPRSYTHLDNLNAAADYIKQQLSLYSDKISEQPFQVQDNTYRNIIARFGPEQGERIVIGAHYDSCGMTRGADDNASGVAGLLELARLLKENPPTTPVELVAYSLEEPPFFRTDNMGSSFHARWLAETKQSVKLMISLEMIGYFSDKPNSQNFPFGFMKKLYSDQGNFIAVISNMDNRKVTGKVKSLMMGATDLPVYSLNAPSSVPGIDLSDHQHYWKNNFPAVMVTDTAFYRNHHYHEVGGDSWDDLDYNRMAKVVQGVYIVVQHY from the coding sequence ATGTTAAATGCCTATAGAATAAAAAGAATTGTTATTACTTTACTGGCAACTACTGGTCTGTTAATAGCTGGACTTATTACTTCCTGCTCATTAATGACCCAGTCTTATATAAAGGCTCAACACACTTCAACGACAATTCCTGCTGTTTCTACCGAACACCTTATCCAGCATGTTAAACAATTATCTATTACCAATCATCCAAGAAGCTATACCCATTTAGATAATTTAAATGCAGCTGCCGATTATATTAAACAGCAATTATCTCTTTACTCAGACAAAATATCAGAGCAACCTTTTCAAGTACAAGATAATACCTATCGCAATATTATTGCTCGTTTTGGCCCTGAACAAGGGGAACGCATTGTTATAGGGGCTCATTATGATAGTTGTGGTATGACTCGTGGCGCAGATGATAATGCCAGTGGTGTAGCAGGGTTATTAGAATTAGCCAGATTATTAAAAGAGAATCCACCTACAACTCCTGTTGAATTAGTTGCTTATAGTTTAGAAGAGCCCCCTTTTTTTAGAACAGATAATATGGGTAGCTCTTTCCACGCTCGTTGGCTTGCAGAAACTAAACAATCTGTAAAATTAATGATTTCCCTCGAAATGATAGGTTATTTTAGTGATAAGCCTAACTCACAAAACTTCCCTTTTGGGTTTATGAAAAAGTTATACAGCGATCAAGGTAACTTTATTGCTGTGATTAGCAATATGGATAATAGAAAAGTAACAGGCAAAGTAAAAAGCTTAATGATGGGAGCTACAGATTTACCTGTCTACTCGCTTAATGCTCCAAGCTCTGTACCAGGTATTGATCTTTCAGACCACCAACATTATTGGAAAAATAACTTCCCTGCTGTGATGGTTACAGACACTGCTTTTTATCGTAATCATCATTATCATGAGGTAGGCGGTGATAGCTGGGATGATTTAGATTACAACCGTATGGCCAAAGTAGTACAGGGTGTTTATATTGTTGTACAACACTACTGA
- a CDS encoding sugar transporter, with protein sequence MSDTTTSSANSKFWQAWLPVIALSFAAFIFNTTEFVPVGLLPSIAESFNMDVSHTGLLITGYAWVVTLMSLPLTILTARIERRLLLVILFVLFIGSHIMAWLAWSFASLMVARIGIACAHAVFWAITVPLAARIAPFHKRAKALSFIVTGSSLATVLGVPIGTIIGQHTGWRITFLCIAIIAFIVMLILIWLLPKLPSNNAGSLKSLPSLLKRPALINVYILTAIIVTGHFTAYTYITPFMTEVGGFSKNFVVILLLCIGGAGIIGSIIFTKKSPQYPIGLVLSSIAILLTSLLVLTISTYSHYTTAILCIIWGSVMTIIALALQTKVLDIAPDASDVAISMFSGIFNIGIGGGALVGSIVLAKTNTSYVGYAGAVFVLIAFAIFCLISRRYWTQQYNLQPYQEKLAADK encoded by the coding sequence ATGTCTGATACTACCACCTCTTCTGCAAACTCTAAATTCTGGCAAGCATGGTTACCCGTTATTGCGCTATCTTTTGCTGCCTTTATTTTTAATACTACCGAGTTTGTACCCGTAGGCTTATTACCGAGTATTGCTGAAAGTTTTAATATGGATGTATCACACACAGGGTTACTGATTACAGGGTATGCTTGGGTAGTCACCCTAATGTCGCTACCCCTTACCATCCTTACTGCCAGAATAGAAAGACGCTTATTACTAGTTATTTTGTTTGTTTTATTTATTGGTAGCCATATTATGGCTTGGCTTGCTTGGAGCTTTGCTTCATTAATGGTTGCTCGAATTGGTATCGCCTGTGCTCATGCTGTATTTTGGGCTATTACAGTACCACTAGCTGCCCGTATTGCACCTTTTCATAAACGAGCTAAGGCTTTAAGTTTTATCGTAACAGGTTCATCATTAGCTACTGTATTAGGCGTACCTATTGGAACTATTATTGGTCAACATACAGGCTGGCGTATTACCTTTTTATGCATTGCCATTATCGCTTTTATTGTTATGCTAATATTGATTTGGTTACTTCCTAAATTACCTAGTAATAATGCTGGTTCTTTAAAAAGTCTACCCTCTCTATTAAAACGCCCTGCCCTTATCAATGTTTATATCTTAACAGCCATTATAGTAACAGGACATTTTACCGCTTATACCTATATCACCCCCTTTATGACAGAAGTAGGTGGCTTTAGCAAAAACTTTGTAGTGATTTTATTATTATGTATTGGTGGTGCAGGCATTATTGGCAGTATTATTTTTACAAAAAAATCACCACAATATCCAATTGGGCTAGTTTTGAGCTCAATAGCTATTCTATTAACTAGCTTACTAGTCCTGACTATCAGCACCTATAGCCATTATACCACTGCTATACTTTGTATCATTTGGGGCAGTGTAATGACTATTATTGCCCTTGCTCTACAAACTAAAGTATTGGATATAGCACCTGATGCTTCTGATGTGGCTATCTCCATGTTCTCAGGTATCTTCAATATTGGTATTGGTGGCGGAGCATTAGTAGGAAGTATTGTATTAGCAAAAACCAATACATCTTATGTAGGTTATGCAGGCGCTGTATTTGTATTGATTGCCTTCGCTATATTCTGCCTTATTTCTCGTCGCTATTGGACACAACAATATAATCTACAACCCTATCAAGAAAAACTAGCAGCTGATAAGTAA
- the recX gene encoding recombination regulator RecX: protein MAVLDTSIAIRKVAMDILAMREHGRIELKRKLLRKGALPELIDAVLDQLTEDKLLSEHRYLESYIRSRANNGYGPLRIQQELMERGLNKADINQALQEADYDWQEQLEALWQRKFGAPPKDAKEKAKQGRFLLYRGFYMDAISKLLNRK, encoded by the coding sequence ATGGCTGTTCTAGATACTTCCATAGCTATCCGCAAGGTAGCTATGGATATCTTGGCAATGCGTGAGCATGGTCGTATTGAACTAAAGCGTAAACTGTTACGCAAAGGTGCCCTACCTGAATTGATTGATGCAGTACTCGATCAACTTACCGAAGATAAACTTCTTTCTGAACACCGCTACTTAGAATCCTATATTAGAAGCCGCGCTAATAATGGTTATGGCCCATTGCGTATTCAACAAGAACTAATGGAACGTGGACTTAACAAAGCAGATATTAATCAAGCCTTACAAGAGGCAGATTATGACTGGCAAGAACAACTTGAAGCACTGTGGCAACGTAAATTTGGTGCGCCTCCCAAAGATGCTAAAGAAAAAGCTAAACAAGGTCGTTTTTTACTTTATCGTGGCTTCTACATGGATGCTATTTCTAAACTATTAAATAGAAAATAG
- the recA gene encoding recombinase RecA, translated as MEENKKRALAAALTQIERQFGKGAVMRMGDQERQAIPAISTGSLGLDIALGIGGLPKGRIVEIYGPESSGKTTLTLSVIAEAQKQGCVCAFVDAEHALDPEYAGKLGVNVDDLYVAQPDTGEQALEITDMLVRSNAVDVIIVDSVAALVPKAEIEGEMGDSHMGLQARLMSQALRKITGNIKTANCLVIFINQIRMKIGVMFGNPETTTGGNALKFYASVRLDIRRTGSVKEGDEVTGSETRVKVVKNKVAPPFRQAEFQILYGKGIYRTGEIIDLGVQLGLVEKAGAWYSYDGKKIGQGKANASKFLEENPEITKTLETTIREKLLSQPVPITESNDTAAED; from the coding sequence ATGGAAGAGAATAAAAAGCGCGCACTAGCCGCTGCTTTAACACAGATTGAACGGCAATTCGGTAAAGGTGCTGTAATGCGTATGGGTGACCAAGAGCGCCAAGCTATTCCTGCCATTTCTACTGGTTCATTGGGGCTAGATATTGCCCTTGGTATTGGTGGTTTACCTAAAGGTCGTATTGTTGAGATTTATGGCCCCGAGTCTTCTGGTAAAACTACCTTAACCTTATCAGTTATTGCAGAAGCACAAAAGCAAGGTTGTGTATGTGCCTTCGTAGACGCTGAACATGCATTAGACCCAGAATATGCAGGTAAATTAGGGGTTAATGTTGATGATCTCTATGTTGCTCAACCAGATACAGGTGAGCAAGCACTTGAAATTACTGACATGCTTGTACGTTCAAATGCTGTAGACGTTATTATTGTTGACTCTGTAGCCGCCCTTGTACCTAAAGCTGAAATTGAAGGCGAAATGGGTGACTCTCATATGGGTTTACAAGCGCGTTTAATGTCACAAGCATTACGTAAAATCACAGGTAATATCAAAACCGCTAACTGTTTAGTTATCTTTATTAACCAAATTCGTATGAAAATTGGTGTAATGTTTGGTAACCCTGAAACAACTACAGGTGGTAATGCTCTTAAATTCTATGCTTCTGTACGTTTAGATATTCGTCGTACAGGTTCAGTAAAAGAAGGTGATGAAGTTACAGGTAGTGAAACACGCGTTAAAGTGGTTAAAAACAAAGTAGCGCCTCCTTTCCGTCAAGCTGAATTCCAAATCCTTTATGGTAAAGGTATTTATCGTACAGGTGAAATTATTGACCTTGGCGTACAGCTTGGCTTAGTTGAAAAAGCAGGTGCATGGTATAGCTATGATGGTAAGAAAATTGGTCAAGGTAAAGCCAATGCTTCTAAATTCTTAGAAGAAAATCCAGAGATTACCAAAACACTAGAAACAACTATCCGTGAAAAATTATTAAGCCAACCAGTACCTATTACTGAAAGTAATGATACGGCTGCTGAAGATTAA
- a CDS encoding CinA family protein encodes MKDTITHLAQHLGKQLKKQQAQVTTAESCTGGGIAEAITRISGSSSWFEAGYITYSNKQKTLMLNVPNQLFDTVGAVSEEVVMAMVGGAIAKSNAQYGVAVSGVAGPTGGTEHHPVGMVWFAWYTNNQCYTHCAQFTGNRASIREQTIQLALHGLIRLTQQKTPVES; translated from the coding sequence ATGAAGGATACTATTACACACCTAGCCCAACATTTAGGCAAACAGCTTAAAAAACAGCAAGCCCAAGTGACCACTGCTGAATCTTGTACAGGTGGTGGTATTGCTGAAGCTATCACTCGTATTTCTGGCAGTTCTAGTTGGTTTGAAGCAGGTTATATCACTTACTCCAACAAGCAGAAAACACTGATGTTAAATGTACCCAATCAACTGTTTGACACAGTAGGTGCTGTCAGTGAAGAGGTAGTTATGGCAATGGTTGGGGGTGCTATTGCTAAAAGTAATGCGCAATATGGTGTAGCCGTTAGTGGTGTAGCAGGTCCAACAGGTGGTACTGAACATCACCCAGTTGGTATGGTATGGTTTGCTTGGTATACCAATAACCAATGCTATACCCATTGCGCACAATTTACAGGAAACCGAGCGAGTATTCGTGAACAAACCATACAGTTAGCGCTACATGGCTTGATACGATTAACTCAACAAAAAACACCTGTTGAAAGTTAA
- a CDS encoding ABC transporter permease — MNIQLATNLIALRTIVSREIHRFMRIWAQTLLPPAITMALYFIIFGKLIGSRIGDMGGFDYIQYIVPGLIMMSVITNSYSNVVSSFFGAKFHRSIEELLISPVSPHTILVGYITGGILRGLAVGFIVSILSMFFTELQIHHLGITILVVVLTAAVFSLAGFINAVYARNFDDISIIPTFVLTPLTYLGGVFYSINLLPEFWQSVSLINPILHMVNAFRYGILGVSDINIFIAIGFLLVATFVLYGLSLYLLKTGKGLRQ, encoded by the coding sequence ATGAATATCCAACTCGCAACCAACTTAATAGCCTTACGCACTATTGTAAGTCGTGAAATACACCGTTTTATGCGGATATGGGCACAAACTCTGTTACCGCCAGCCATTACCATGGCTTTATATTTTATTATTTTTGGTAAACTTATTGGTAGTCGTATTGGTGATATGGGCGGATTTGACTATATTCAATATATAGTACCTGGCCTTATTATGATGTCAGTAATTACTAACTCTTACAGTAATGTGGTATCTAGCTTCTTTGGGGCTAAATTCCACCGCTCTATTGAAGAACTACTTATCTCTCCTGTATCACCACACACTATTTTAGTGGGTTATATTACAGGTGGTATTTTAAGGGGCTTGGCTGTTGGTTTTATAGTATCCATCTTGTCCATGTTTTTTACTGAGTTACAAATACATCATTTAGGCATTACTATTCTAGTAGTCGTATTAACTGCTGCTGTATTCTCTTTAGCTGGTTTTATTAATGCTGTTTATGCGCGTAACTTTGATGATATTTCTATTATCCCTACCTTTGTACTAACACCCTTAACCTATTTAGGTGGTGTTTTTTACTCTATTAATTTATTGCCTGAATTTTGGCAATCAGTATCCTTAATTAATCCTATTTTACATATGGTTAACGCATTCCGTTATGGTATCTTAGGGGTATCGGATATTAATATTTTTATTGCAATTGGCTTTTTATTAGTTGCTACTTTTGTGCTCTATGGCTTAAGCCTTTATCTACTTAAAACAGGCAAAGGACTACGTCAGTAA
- a CDS encoding ABC transporter ATP-binding protein, which yields MTSALTIRQLTKVYNNGFQALKGIDLDVAQGDFFALLGPNGAGKSTTIGILSSLVNKTSGSIKVFGHDYDTDLFNLKRHLGVVPQEFNFNQFEKCFDVIITQAGYYGVPAKIAKERAEFYFTELGLWDKKDVTVRMLSGGMKRRLMIVRALIHEPKLLILDEPTAGVDIELRRSMWSFLTKLNQKRGMTIILTTHYLEEAEQLCRNIAIINHGEIVKNTSMRSLLSTLSEETVILDLANPLVAPPALQGYDCKLADNQTLEVVVKHNQGINDLFNQLSIQGILVSSMRNKSNRLEELFLALVENNEKVKVS from the coding sequence ATGACTTCTGCCCTAACCATCAGACAGTTAACTAAAGTCTATAACAATGGCTTTCAAGCCCTTAAAGGGATTGATTTAGATGTTGCTCAAGGTGACTTCTTTGCCCTTCTTGGCCCAAATGGTGCTGGCAAATCCACCACTATTGGTATTTTATCTTCTTTAGTTAATAAAACCAGCGGTTCTATTAAAGTTTTTGGTCATGACTATGATACTGACCTGTTTAATTTAAAACGCCATCTTGGCGTTGTACCACAAGAGTTTAACTTTAATCAGTTTGAAAAGTGTTTTGACGTTATTATTACTCAAGCTGGTTATTATGGTGTTCCTGCCAAAATAGCTAAAGAGCGCGCTGAGTTCTACTTTACTGAACTAGGGCTATGGGATAAAAAAGATGTTACTGTCCGTATGTTATCGGGCGGCATGAAACGTCGTTTAATGATTGTTCGCGCATTGATTCATGAACCAAAACTACTTATTCTTGATGAACCTACTGCTGGGGTAGATATTGAGTTACGTCGTTCTATGTGGAGCTTCTTAACCAAACTTAATCAGAAACGAGGCATGACTATCATCCTCACCACTCACTACCTTGAAGAAGCTGAACAATTGTGTCGCAATATCGCCATTATTAATCATGGTGAAATTGTAAAAAATACCAGTATGCGTTCACTACTCAGTACCCTAAGTGAAGAAACCGTTATTTTAGACTTAGCCAACCCTTTAGTAGCGCCACCTGCTTTACAAGGTTATGACTGCAAATTGGCTGATAACCAAACACTTGAAGTAGTAGTTAAGCACAATCAAGGTATTAATGATTTATTTAATCAATTAAGTATACAAGGCATTCTAGTGTCTAGTATGAGAAACAAGAGTAATCGATTAGAAGAATTATTTTTAGCATTAGTGGAAAATAACGAGAAAGTAAAAGTATCATGA
- a CDS encoding 1-acyl-sn-glycerol-3-phosphate acyltransferase, giving the protein MGQFNTIRPYHDDEVPAVIERLSKDNEFINTVLRFRFPHLSSTFGWLLRPFIARKLKNYLSKIHSVRDLQLKIADYVEHSISSSIEHFTYSGGENIDTQCKYLYMANHRDIVMDPTLTNYALHLVGMDTPRIAIGDNLLQKQYVADLMRLNKSFVVQRSVTGRKEKLAAYQQLSAYINHSILQDHESIWIAQAEGRAKDGNDETDSALLKMLHISRKEENFVEVIASLNLLPISISYEYDPCDLMKARELYIKATEGKYTKAVGEDDRSIALGITGYKGDVHVHFGKPISNGFEDAKELADLIDQQILGNYHLFPVHYLAYAMWEKADQTINVPAIESLFPVEKIEKAKQEWQKRIDACPEEHRPYLIMQYAYPVYNEYKL; this is encoded by the coding sequence ATGGGACAGTTTAATACCATTCGTCCTTACCATGATGATGAAGTACCTGCTGTAATAGAGAGGCTATCAAAGGATAATGAGTTTATTAATACCGTATTAAGGTTCCGTTTTCCCCATTTAAGTAGTACTTTTGGATGGTTATTACGGCCTTTTATTGCTCGTAAATTAAAGAATTATCTATCAAAGATTCATAGTGTACGCGATTTACAGTTAAAAATAGCTGACTATGTAGAGCATTCTATTTCTTCAAGTATTGAACACTTTACCTATTCTGGTGGAGAAAATATAGATACTCAATGTAAGTATCTATATATGGCGAATCATCGTGATATCGTAATGGATCCTACATTAACTAATTATGCATTGCATTTAGTTGGTATGGATACTCCGCGTATTGCTATTGGGGATAATTTACTACAAAAGCAATATGTAGCTGATTTAATGCGTTTAAATAAAAGCTTTGTGGTACAACGTTCGGTAACTGGACGTAAAGAAAAGTTAGCTGCTTATCAGCAGTTATCAGCCTATATTAATCATTCAATCTTACAAGATCATGAATCTATTTGGATAGCTCAGGCGGAAGGGCGAGCTAAAGATGGGAATGATGAAACAGATTCAGCATTATTGAAAATGTTGCATATAAGCCGTAAGGAAGAGAATTTTGTTGAGGTAATTGCTAGCTTAAATCTTTTACCCATTTCTATTAGTTATGAATATGATCCTTGCGATTTAATGAAGGCACGTGAACTTTATATTAAGGCTACAGAAGGTAAGTATACCAAAGCTGTTGGTGAAGATGACCGTAGTATTGCATTAGGGATTACGGGTTATAAAGGGGATGTACATGTTCATTTTGGTAAGCCTATCAGCAATGGTTTTGAAGATGCTAAGGAGTTAGCAGATTTAATAGATCAACAGATTTTAGGTAATTATCATCTATTTCCTGTACATTATTTGGCTTATGCAATGTGGGAGAAAGCAGATCAAACAATAAACGTTCCTGCTATTGAAAGCTTATTTCCAGTAGAAAAGATTGAAAAAGCTAAGCAAGAATGGCAAAAACGTATAGATGCTTGCCCAGAAGAACATAGGCCCTACTTAATTATGCAGTATGCTTATCCTGTTTATAATGAGTATAAATTGTAA
- a CDS encoding ATP-binding protein yields MSDLPLQQIIEQLERIANSLNNAFPPPPVYSIKEDVIAYLWEHRFYNGIEQPTLIPVEEPNLIAFEDLQNIDRQKALIEQNTRQFVEGLPANNVLLTGARGTGKSSLIKACLNAFHTKGLRLIEVDKEHLMDLPQIISMTRGRPERFIIFCDDISFEEGETGYKGLKTVLDGSIAGKSDNTLIYATSNRKHLMPERIDDNLSYRTDHNGEIHPGEVIEEKISLSERFGLWISIYGFNQEQYLTAVSQWLTTYGIDMAGNEAIEKEAIRWATYRGSRSGRIAAQFAKDYAGRLKSTQ; encoded by the coding sequence ATGAGCGATTTACCTTTACAACAAATTATTGAACAACTTGAGCGGATTGCAAATAGCTTAAATAATGCTTTTCCTCCTCCACCTGTTTACTCCATTAAAGAAGATGTTATAGCTTATTTATGGGAACATCGCTTTTACAACGGTATTGAACAACCTACCCTGATTCCTGTTGAAGAACCTAACCTGATAGCTTTTGAAGATTTACAAAATATTGACCGTCAAAAAGCTCTAATCGAACAAAATACACGTCAATTTGTAGAAGGTTTACCAGCTAATAATGTATTGCTTACAGGTGCAAGAGGTACAGGTAAAAGCTCACTAATAAAAGCCTGTTTAAACGCTTTCCATACTAAAGGGTTAAGACTTATTGAGGTGGATAAAGAACATTTAATGGATTTACCACAAATCATCTCTATGACCCGTGGTCGTCCAGAACGTTTTATTATTTTCTGTGATGATATTTCTTTTGAAGAAGGTGAAACAGGCTATAAAGGCTTAAAAACTGTATTGGATGGTTCAATTGCTGGCAAATCTGATAACACCCTAATATATGCCACCTCAAATCGCAAACACCTAATGCCTGAACGAATTGACGATAATTTAAGTTATCGAACAGATCATAATGGTGAAATCCATCCAGGTGAAGTAATCGAGGAAAAAATCTCACTTTCTGAACGCTTTGGTTTATGGATTTCTATCTATGGCTTTAATCAAGAACAATACTTAACAGCTGTTAGCCAATGGTTAACTACTTATGGTATTGATATGGCAGGCAATGAAGCAATAGAAAAAGAGGCTATTCGTTGGGCAACCTACCGCGGCTCACGTTCTGGTCGTATTGCAGCACAGTTTGCTAAAGATTATGCAGGTAGATTAAAGTCTACTCAGTAA